In Oncorhynchus gorbuscha isolate QuinsamMale2020 ecotype Even-year linkage group LG08, OgorEven_v1.0, whole genome shotgun sequence, one genomic interval encodes:
- the LOC124041123 gene encoding zinc finger protein 503-like, with protein MITSPSVSALSNSNTHLVWESINSRNNINKPFLHSVPPSDHLRQAKRVPIKVLRMLTARSGHILHPEYLQPLPSTPISPIELDAKKSPLALLAQTCSQIGKPDPPPSSKLSSITSNGSSDKESKSGPLKMSDIGVDDKSSFKPYSKPSDKKDSSSGVSSGEKTGFRVPSATCPPFTPRTGSPNSSTSASPMPSEGKCGGDREDKKDSDCNKNGSTDGSGTTNSHSRISVSCGGINVEVNQHQETPGSKALSSESSSITSASSASGLGSGLVAPVSPYKPGQTVFPLPPAGMHYPGSLGAYAGYPQHYLPHGGSLVNAQLASMGCSKAGSSPLAGASPPSIMSASLCRDPYCLSYHCASHLAGAASASQQCHDNAMKSGYHHMYPTHLLHGMHSSPQSFSGHPLYPYGFMLPNDPLPHVCNWVSANGPCDKRFSSSEELLIHLRTHTAFTGAEKLISGYPSSSSLASAAAAAMACHMHMPQSGGPGSPGTLTLRSPHHALGLSSRYHPYSKSPLPTGAPVPVPAASGPYYSPYALYGQRLTTASALGYQ; from the exons ATGATCACATCGCCCTCGGTGTCTGCTCTGAGCAATAGTAATACTCATCTAGTCTGGGAGAGCATCAACTCTCGGAATAACATCAACAAGCCTTTTCTTCATTCCGTTCCCCCGTCGGACCATCTACGGCAAGCTAAGCGAGTCCCCATCAAGGTTTTGAGAATGCTTACGGCACGATCAGGACACATTTTGCACCCAGAGTATCTTCAACCGTTACCATCTACCCCGATTAGCCCTATTGAG CTAGATGCCAAGAAGAGTCCATTGGCACTGCTGGCGCAGACATGCTCTCAAATCGGTAAACCAGACCCCCCTCCCTCTTCCAAACTCTCCTCGATTACATCTAATGGATCTAGTGACAAGGAATCCAAATCTGGTCCATTAAAAATGAGCGACATCGGTGTGGATGACAAATCTAGCTTCAAACCCTATTCGAAACCGTCCGATAAGAAGGACTCGTCCTCGGGCGTTTCGAGTGGAGAGAAGACTGGTTTCCGAGTACCGAGCGCCACCTGTCCGCCGTTCACGCCACGGACAGGCAGCCCCAACTCCAGCACTTCTGCCTCTCCCATGCCGTCCGAGGGGAAGtgtggaggagacagggaggacaagAAAGATTCAGATTGTAATAAAAATGGCTCAACGGACGGATCTGGAACCACTAACAGCCACAGCAGGATAAGCGTGAGTTGCGGTGGAATTAACGTGGAGGTGAACCAGCACCAGGAGACGCCCGGGTCCAAAGCCCTGTCTTCGGAATCGTCCTCCATAACCTCCGCTTCCTCAGCTTCCGGACTGGGGTCAGGACTTGTAGCCCCGGTCTCTCCTTACAAACCTGGTCAGACAGTTTTTCCCCTGCCGCCTGCTGGCATGCACTACCCCGGGAGTTTAGGGGCCTACGCAGGTTATCCCCAACACTATCTCCCCCACGGCGGCAGCCTGGTTAACGCACAGCTGGCCAGCATGGGCTGCAGTAAAGCCGGATCCAGCCCACTGGCTGGGGCCTCTCCACCCTCCATCATGTCAGCCAGCCTGTGTAGAGACCCTTACTGCTTAAGTTACCATTGTGCCAGCCACTTAGCGGGCGCTGCCAGTGCCTCACAGCAGTGCCACGACAACGCGATGAAATCCGGGTACCACCACATGTACCCGACACACCTTTTGCACGGCATGCACTCCTCTCCGCAGTCGTTCAGTGGACACCCTTTGTACCCCTATGGTTTCATGCTCCCCAACGACCCACTTCCTCACGTCTGTAACTGGGTGTCTGCGAACGGACCCTGCGACAAGCGTTTCTCCTCTTCCGAGGAACTGCTGATACACCTGCGGACGCACACCGCCTTCACCGGGGCGGAAAAGTTGATATCGGGTTACCCTAGTTCCTCATCTCTAGCGAGTGCTGCGGCAGCCGCTATGGCGTGCCACATGCACATGCCGCAGTCAGGAGGCCCTGGGAGCCCCGGGACACTGACCCTGAGGAGTCCGCATCACGCGTTGGGACTAAGCAGCCGTTACCATCCGTACTCCAAGAGCCCCCTGCCTACCGGAGCCCCTGTTCCCGTCCCCGCAGCTTCCGGGCCATACTACTCCCCATATGCACTGTACGGCCAGAGACTCACCACAGCATCGGCGCTGGGATACCAGTGA